The Swingsia samuiensis genome contains the following window.
CTGAGAAGGGTAGTCAATTTTACCACACCCAGCACATGCTAAGTTACAACGAAAAAGTGGTTCGAGCATTAAGACCAGCGGATAACGCTTACGCCCTGTGAGATGTTGTTTGACAACATATCCCCCGACTCGAACAGCCTGCATCAAAGGAACGGCCATTTTAATCCTCTGGCTTCCACCCCCGCATAATACCTACACAAAACATTAGGTACCGCAGAGATTTTTATAATTCTAAATTACCCTCTAGATAATTGGCCTTACTCTAACCTACAAGGCCAAAATTCAAAGAAATATCACACGTCTCTTTGAACGCCCTTGATCTTAAGCAGAGCAACACAACTGTACCCATAGAATTACAGCATTACAATTATTCGTGTGACGCGCACACCACAAAGGTATAGGAACGTTGTCATGCAAATTCACCGATACCATGCGACAAGCAAATAATTTTTTGTTAAACTACATTTCTAGGAAGGATAATAGCATGACCAAGTTTCAGAAGTTAACTCTCAAAATAGCCTTGTCACTGTTGGTTCCTTGCTCTTTTGCAGGAATCATCCATTCGTCAGCTTTTGCTCAAACCACTTCGGTGAGTAGCACCAATTCCTCAGCCGCAGCGGCCCCTGTACAAGCCTTATATAAGGCGCTTACGGATGCCCAGACAAAAGGCAAAACCCTTCAACAACGAGTTATGATCATCACTCCAGCCGTTGATCAAGTATTTGACTTGGATGGTATTCTCCACCGCTCTGTCGGTCTTCGTTATGAAACCCTCAAGCCTTCCGATAAAGCACGCCTTCTAAGTTCGTTCCGTCGCTTTACAATCGCTCGATATGCTTCTTCCTTCACTCCGGGCGATAATGTAACTTTCAAAATCTCTCCAACAGTTCGTGCCAATCCAACAGGTGGGCAAATTGTTGATACCATTATTTATAATGGCCCAGACAACCCGAACACCATTGATTACGTCATGTCTCAAAGCAACTCTGGGTGGCGCATTACAGACATTTTATTAAATGGTCGAATTAGTCAGGTTGCTGCTCAACGTGCAGATTTCAATAGTACGCTTGCCACAGGTGGAGCAGAGGGCCTAGCAACTAACCTAGACCAAAAAGCTACACAATTCCTTCATAACTAATCAGGTTTTTCTCCAAAAAGGCTAATTCACTCGTGTTTCGGTTTTCTTCGCTTGCGACTGGCTTCAGTATTCTCGTCTCCAGCGCGGGTATCTTTCAAAATATTCTGGGAGCAACAGCCCTTCATCGCTTTATACGGAAGGCCAGAATATCTGATGAAGAAGTTCACTCCTCACAAAATTGGCCTGCCATCACCGTTTTAAAGCCGCTTCATAATAATGAGCCTCTGCTTTATGAAGCACTTGAAAGCGTTTTTTCACAAGAATATCCAAATTTTCAAATTGTTTTTGGGGTGCAAAGCACACAAGATAGTGCTCTCCCCATCATCAAACAACTTCATAAACAGTACCCTCATATTCCTATCGAAATTGTCATTAATGATGCGGAACATGGGGTTAACCGCAAAGTAAGTAACCTCATCAATATGTATGAGGCAGCCCAATATAATTATCTCGTAATCTCAGATTCGGACATTCATTGTGAGCCGAATTACTTAAAACATGTCGCCTCAAGTCTTGCTCAAACAAACACCGGCTTAGTCACCACATTATATGCTGGCCGCCCCGCTTCCAAAACCATGGTGCAACAACTTGGGGCCCTGCAGATTAATGATAATTTCCTCCCGGGCGTCATGATGTCTCGTGTCCTAGGCCGACAAGACTGCCTCGGCGCAACGATGGCGCTCACCAGAGAAACCCTTGAAAAAATTGGTGGCTTGAAAGCCTTAGCTAATCACGTTGCTGATGATGCTGTGTTGGGTCAACTCGTACGGGAGTTGGGGCTTGATATTGCCATTGCCCCAACACTAACGCACACCACAGTTGGCGAAGCCTCTTTTAAAGAACTTCTCCTTCATGAATTACGCTGGGGCAGAACAGTCAAAAGTGTTGAACCGCTTGGATATACTCTTTCAGCCATTCAACTTCCTCTTTTTTGGAGTGCCCTTGCCCTTCTTTTACGACCAAGATCACCCCACATATGGGCTTTCTTTCTTTCCACATGGGCTATACGAAGTGGCTTGAGTTCTTTAATTGACCGACAAACAAAATGTACCCTACACCATAAAAACTTTCTTTTACCCTTTCGTGACGTCCTGTCCGTCGCCATCATGCTGGGTAGTGTTCATGGAACACGCGTTGCATGGCGGGGCAGAACAGTCCATATCAAGAAAAGAAAATCTTAATCCTTGGCATACAAGCCCTGAACATATAAGCCCGACGTTACCAACAGGAGTATCACCTCAATGATGAGAACCCTTTTCCTTCAACCGCCCTCTTTCGATGGTTTCGATGGTGGCGCTGGATCTCGTTATCAGGCCAAACGTGAAATCAAATCTTTCTGGTTCCCAACATGGCTTGCTCAGCCAGCTGCGCTTGTTCCGGGCTCACGTCTGATTGATGCTCCTCCTGCTAAAATGGGAATGGATCCAATTCTTGAAGATATCAAGAATCGTGATCTTGTCATTATCCATACCTCTACACCATCTTTTGCTTCTGATGTGCGCGTCGCTCAAATGCTTAAAGATGCTAACCCTAAGCTCATCATCGGAATGGTTGGGGCAAAAGTTGCTGTCCAGCCTGACGAAAGCATGGCGAAGGGTACGCCAATTGATTTCGTTGCACGCAATGAATTTGATTTCACCATTAAAGAAATCGCAGAAGGCAAACCACTTGCCGAAGTAGATGGCATCACATGGCGGAATGAAAAAGGCGAAGTCATCGCGAATAAAGACCGTGCGATGATTGAAGACATGGATAGCCTTCCTTTCGTTACGGAAGTCTATAAGCGTGATCTGAACATCAATGACTACTTCATTGGCTACTTAAAACACCCTTATATCTCTATTTATACAGGCCGTGGCTGTAAGTCCCGTTGTACGTTCTGCCTCTGGCCACAAACCGTTGGTGGACATCGTTACCGCACACGTAGCCCTGAACACGTTGCGGCTGAAGTGCGTCTTGCCAAACAATATTTCCCAGAAGTGAAGGAGTTCATGTTTGATGATGATACCTTCACTGATGATCTTCCACGCGCAGAAGCTATCGCTCGTGAAATGGGAAAACTTGGCGTCACATGGTCTTGTAATGCCAAAGCAAACGTCCCTTACGAGACACTAAAAATCATGAAAGAGAACGGCCTACGCCTTCTTCTTGTTGGTTATGAAAGTGGCAATCAGCAAATCCTTCACAACATTAAGAAGGGTATGCGTATTGAAGTTGCGAAAGAGTTTACCAAGAACTGCCATAAGCTTGGCATCAAAATCCATGGTACCTTCATCGTTGGCCTACCTGGTGAGACGAAAGAAACGATTCAAGAAACCATCGAATTCGCAAAAGAAATCAACCCTCACACACTACAAGTCTCTTTGGCAGCGCCTTACCCCGGCACGCACCTGCACAAACAAGCCACAGAGAATGGTTGGTTTAACGAATCCGAAGCTGAGCTGATTGACGAGAACGGTGTTCAGATTGCTCCTCTGCACTACCCTCACCTCTCTCACACTGAAATTTTTGATAGCGTGGAAGAGTTCTACCGCAAATTCTATTTCAGAGGCTCCAAGATCGCTTCTATCGTCAATGAAATGGTTCGTAGCCCACAGATGATGAAGCGTCGTCTACGTGAAGGCGTTGAGTTCTTCCAATTCCTTAAAGACCGTCACGTCGCCTAATCAAAAACAAGTGTCTCTTTTAAAAGCATGGCTATTGCGCCATGCTTTTTTTATAATATCCCCTCTTATAGCTTCATTCGGAAATCTTTCTTATGACACGCAGTGCCATTATTTCAGCTGATGATTTTGGTATGAGCATAGAAGTTAATGAAGCCATCGAAGAAGCTCACCGAAAGGGTATTCTCTCTACAGCTAGCCTTATGGTAGCGGGTGATGCCGCATCTGATGCCATAAGACGAGCGAAAAAAAATCCAACCTTGAACGTTGGCCTTCATGTCGTAGCTATTGAGGCTAAATCCGTTTTAGATCTTCCCACGATCACCGATACACAAGGTTGGTTTGGCAGAGATCAGCTCACTTTGGGCATAAAGTATTTCTTTAATAGCCGCGCACGAAATGCTATCGGGCGCGAAATTGAAGCACAATACCGCTCTTTCATGCGCTCTGGCCTCACACTTGACCATGCGAATGCACACAAACACATGCATCTGCATCCTGTTGTAGGGCATTTCCTGATCAAGTCTGGAAAAAACCATGGTCTAAAAGCCGTAAGATCACCTCTCGAACCGCCTCAACCTCTGCACGCAAAAGATAATTTAGGTGATCTGACTTTAAGATATTGGATACAGGTTTTACGTTCGCAAATTTCTAGAGCCCGTCTCAAAACAAATGACTGGTGTTTTGGCCTTCGCTGGTCAGGACATATGACCAAAGAACGAATCCATTCTTTAATCCCACGCCTGCCTGACGGAGTGAGTGAAATCTATTTTCACCCTGCAACATCTCAAAATGAAATGATGAAGCATTTCATGCCGGACTATAATCAAACAGGAGAGCTAGAAGCCCTCCTTGACCTTAATATCCGAAACGCACTTTCTCAAAATAATATTAACCCAATTGGCTGGGCCAATTTATAAGATTTTATGCGCGTAAAGAGAAATCGTCCTCAGGTCTCGCTCCAACACGCGTTATAATTGCAGCCGCAGCTTCATTTCCCAACTGTGCACACTTTTGCAAATCACGGCCTTTACTCAAGCCGGCTAAGAAACCCGCAGCAAAAGCATCCCCCGCACCCGTTGTATCAACAACTTTTACAGGCTGGGTTGGAACATCAAATCGATCTTCCCCAGCCACTACAACAGCGCCTTTCTCTGCGCGTGTCAGAACAGCGAGTTGCGTTTCTTTTGCGATTTGTTGCGAAGCAGAATCAAAATCAGACGTTTCATAGAGCGCTAAAATCTCAGCTTCGTTCGCAAAAAGTATATCAATATGCCCCGCAACCAATGCACGAAATGCCGCCCGATGGCGTTCCACACAGAACGTGTCAGATAACGTTAACGCAACTTTATTTCCTGCCTGACGTGCAAATTGAGCGGCTTGCTCAAACGCTGCCTGTGCCTGTGGCTTATCGTAAAGATATCCTTCCAAATAGGTAATACGTGCGCTTTCAACTGTTTCTTTATCCACATCAGACGGCGTAAACTCTGTACACGCTCCAAGATACGTAAACATGGTTCTCTGACCATCTGGTGTAATCAACACGATACACCGTGCTGTTGGGATATTTTGCTCTTGCGACAATGGAGAACTTGGAAACGCCAAACCTTGCGCACGCACATCCTCTGCAAATTGCTGTCCTGTTTTATCGTCCGCAACTTTGCCTAAATAAGCTACCTTCGCTCCCATTTTAGAAGCAACAACAGCCGTATTAGCCGCTGAACCGCCTCCTGAAATTTTTTCAATCCGAATATGACGTTCAATTTTTTGCGCCATCTCTGCATCAATTAAAGTCATACTCCCTGCTGTGACCCCAAGTTCAGCAACGACAGATGTTTCAACATGGGCCAAAACATCCACGATAGCATTACCAATACAAAGAAGATCGAACCGGGAAACAGACATGGAAACTCCAAATTGGATAAAAAATACGTCAAAAAATAGTTTATGCCATTAAATCAACACGATCATAAGCCCCAATTTAGGCCATACCAACCGCTTGGGTTATGTCGTGTCAAAAAAGAGGTTTTTTTATCTATTTTGACGTGTTCACCCTTTGCTGATGGCATAATTGTGTAATAATGCACAAATAATTGTTTTCTCCTGTTTCAGCTTTTGCGAAACAGTTATATACAACGACTGAGTAGTTATTGTTCTTTCCAGATCCGTAGCGGGGTTTCCTTGTTCAGAAGACGTAAACCGGAAGAAGACGCCAAACCTGCCGAAGAGAAAAAACCAACAGCAGGTCAGCAACCTATATTCCCGACTAAGCCGGATACCTCCAGCCAGAAAGATTCCGCGGCCGGATCCGGACCATCCAGCACCCAGACACCACAACAGAAGGACCCCTCCACTATGGGTCGCTCCCCTTTCCCAACTCCTCCCTCTCCTCCACCATCTGGTGCTACTCCTCCTACGCCTCCATCGGCAGCACCACGCCCCGGCATCCCCGGTGCGCCACAACAAACTGGCCCAGAGCGTCGTACACTTGTTGTTGGCCGCGGCATTAGCGTTCAAGGCACTGTTCAAGATGCAGAACGCTTGGTTGTTGAAGGCACAGTCGAATCAAGCATGATTCAGGCGACTGAAGTTTCTGTTGCTCAAGGCGGTGTATTCCGTGGGGCCATCGAAGTTGAAGATGCAGAAGTAGCCGGCACAATCGACGGCACACTCACAGTTAATGGTAGCCTAACCATCCGTGGCAGTGGACGTCTTCTTGGAAAAGCAAAATGCCGCCGCTTGAAGGTTGAAGATGGCGGTCAGATCACCGGTCAACTTGAAATGATCACAGGTGATAAGCCCTCTTCCTCACCATCTGGAACTGAAAAGAAATTAGAAGCTTAATTTCTTTCCTTTTTCTTATATAATAACTACTACACACCCGCTCCTCTTAAGAAGAGCGGGTTTTTTACAATAACTTATTTATAAAAATACTTTACCGCTCAATAATAAAGTATCTAAACTTGAATTAATGTTTTATATTACGTTTTGTTATGAAATATCCCCATAATACCAGTGCTTAAAATTTATTTTAATTAAATCTCTGTATTAAACTGTAGTTTATACCTTTGTTAAACTCATCTTGTGTATATCAATAGTTTCTTTGCATAACCGTACCAGGACGCGCCTACTCAATGAATGCCATTGTTGTCACCGCGTTAAGACGACCACTTACTTTTGTCGTTTTGTCGATCCTGATCGTGATGCTTGGCATCATGTCAATCTTCAGAACGCCAACGGACGTCTTTCCGAACATCAAAGTTCCGGTTGTTGCTGTTGTATGGACCTACCCCGGTCTGTTACCTCAGCAATTTGCCGGACGTATCACTTATAATTTCGAGCTTGCCGTTACCACAACGGTACAAAACATCGAGCATATGGAGTCGAGCTCCTATTATGGTCGCTCGATCGTTAATATTTACTTCCAACCCGGCACCCCAATTGGAACAGCTGAGGCAGAAGTAACGGCAATCTCTCAAACCGTGCTTCTGGGGCTTCCCCCTAAAGTACCCGCACCGATGATCATGGCTCTGAATCCGTCTCAGGTCCCAGTCATTGCGCTTCAGGTGACATCCCCCAAACAAACCCCCTCAGATTTGTTTAAGCTTGGTGTCATCACTATACGTCCATTACTGGCAACAGTTCCCGGCGCTGTCGTAGCCCATCCTTACGGGGGCATGGACAGCTTTGTCATGGTTTCCCTCAACCAGCAGGAACTACGAGCGCATCACCTTTCTGCTGCTGACGTACAGTCTGCATTAAGAGAGCAAAATATTGTTCTTCCTGCAGGTGATCAAAAGATCGATGCAACAGACTGGATGGTTCAGACCAACGCTGCCCCGGAATCTTTGGATGACATCGCCAATATTCCTGTAAAGCGTATCGGGAATGCCGTCATTTACGTTCGAGATGTTGCCGAAGTCTATCGTGGGGGGCACCCTCAAACAAACCTTGTCTTGGTCAAAGGCCGTCAAGGTGTTGAAATGATTACCCAAAAAGCGGGAACAGCTTCCACCTTGGACGTTGTCGCTGCAACAAAGGCTTTATTACCCCGCCTGAAAAATATTCTCCCACCAGACGTCAAAGTCACCATTTTATCTGACGCATCCGTCATGGTGAAAGATCAAATTAAAGACGTCTTGCAGGAGATGATTACCGCAGCATTACTCACCGGGGTTGTGGTTCTCCTTTTCCTTGGATCATGGCGCTCTACTGTCATTATCGCGACATCCATCCCACTCGCCATTCTGTCCTCCATCATAGGGCTTGGCTGGGCTGGAGAATCCATTAACGTTATGACCCTTGGTGGCCTCGCTCTGGCCGTTGGTATTCTGGTCGATGACGCCACCGTCATGATTGAGAATATCGATACTCACCTTGAAATGGGAAAAGACCTCGACCTTGCCATCATTGATGCTGCAAACCAGATCGTTATTCCCACCTTCGTTTCCACCACATGTATTTGTATCGTATGGCTCCCGCTTTTTGAACTTGATGGCGTTTCAGGGTATCTGTTCATGCCCATGGCCAAAGCCATTATCTTTGCCATGATCGCTTCTTTTATTCTTTCCCGTACGCTTGTTCCTACGATGGCAAAATACCTCCTTGCCGGTCAGGTTCATCATGGGGGAGAACACGAGCATGCTGCACCCAAAGGTTTCTTTGGGCGTTTCCAGCAAGGTTTCGAAAAGCGTTTCAACCAATTCCGTGATGGATATGAAGTCGTCCTACGGCGGTGCGTGCAACGTCGAGGGGTCTTTGTTCTTACCTTCCTTGGTATTTCATTAGCGTCCATGAGCCTTTATGCCTTTGCTGGCCGAGACTTCTTCCCTGAAGTTAAATCAGGCTCTCTCCAAATGCACCTTCGCGCTCCCCTCGGGACACGGATTGAAGTCGCTGGACGTATCGCTGCTTTAGTGGATAACCGTATCCATCAACTTCTTCCCGGCAAAGTGGAAAACATTATTTCCAACTGTGGTCTTCCTGAAGGTCCCCATAACCAAGCCTTCATGCCAACTCCAACAGTAGGCACGCAGGACTGTGATCTGACGATTACATTAAAGAACGAGCAGTCACCTGTTTGGGAATATCGTAAACTCCTCCGGAAAGATCTATCGGCGCGCTTCCCCGGAACTGTCTTTACTTTCCAACCAGCAGACCTGACCGACAAAATTCTGAACTTTGGGTCTTCTGCACCTATCGACATCCAGATTTCCGGCCCTGTCGCCAGTGATAACTACAATTACGCAAAACGTATCGTTGGCAAAATCAAGCATGTCCCGGGAACGGCAGATGTTAACATTCAGCAAACGATGTCCACGCCGACCCTAATGGTGAATGGTAACCGTACCTTCGGGCAAGCCACCGGGGTAAGTGAACAGAATATTGCTGAAAACGAACTCTATACACTGTCTGGATCAGTCGTCGTCGATCCACAGTTCTGGCTCGACCCTGAAGATAACGTTACCTTCCCGCTCAACCTCTACACCTCCCAAGATCAGCTTACGCACTTAAGTGATCTACTTACGATTCCGATTGATAAGGGGGATGGTAATCCACAAAATATTGATCCACAGCTTCTTGGTGCTGTGGCCGATGTCATTGCAACGGGAACGCCTGGTGAAGTTTCTCACTTCAACTCCATGTCTGAGATCGATATTTACGTAAATATCGAAGGGACAGATATGGGATCTGTTCTGGACAACGTGAAGAAAGTTCTAGCCGACGATCGTGCAAACGCTCCTCGCTCGTCAGATGTGACAATCCATGGGCAAGCCACCACGATGCATAGTGCTTACTCACAGCTGATCTTCGGCTTGTGCATCTCAGTCGTGTTGATTTACCTGCTCATTGTTGTGAACTTCCAATCATGGACTGACCCTTTCATCATCATCACCGCCCTTCCTGGTGCTTTAGGCGGCATTGCGTGGGCTCTTTTCCTCACCGGAACCCGCTTGTCTGTTCCAGCTCTCACGGGCGCTATCATGTGCATGGGAACAGCTACAGCAAACTCTATTCTGGTTGTTTCATTCGCTCGTGAACGTATTGAAATTCATGGAGACGCCCTCAAAGCAGCGGTCGAATCTGGCTTTGGCCGTATTCGCCCTGTCATGATGACGGCTCTCGCCATGATCGTCGGGATGATTCCTATGGCAACATCCAATTCTACCAATGCTCCTTTAGGACGTGCTGTCATTGGGGGCTTACTTGTTGCTACCGTCTCAACCCTTCTTTTTGTTCCTTGCGTATACGCCATCATTCACAACCGTTCGTCGCACAAAAAGGAAACAGCATAATGGCCAGCTCTCCTAAAATCTTCGCTATCGCGGGAAGCTGCCTTCTCGCTGCTTACGTTGGCTTTATCGTGATTGAAAAGGCTCATACGGCCTCTACATTAAAGGCTGATACAGACGCCAGCGCTGTCTATAACGTTTCCATCGTCAACGCGATAAAGTCCCCCCAAAAGGTTGCTCTTACCCTTCCGGGCACCATTGATGCTTGGTACCAAGCCCCTATATACCCGCAGGTCTCTGGCTATGTGAAAATGTGGTACAAAGACTATGGTGCCCATGTGAAGGCTGGAGATGCCCTTGCTGAAATTAATGCACCAGCATTAGACGCCGAGTACCAACAAGCAAAAGCTGATTTAAACGCTGTTCTAGCCAAATATCATTTGGCGGCAGTCACAGCTGAGCGTTGGCGCGCCATGGGGCGTTCGCAGTCTGTTTCAGGCCAGTCTGTTTCTGTCTCCAATGCGAACGAGCAATCTGCCCGAGCAGAAGTTGCAGCAGCTCAACATAATGTGGATCACTTCGAGGCGTTAGAGAAATTCAAAACGATTGTTGCGCCGTTCGATGGTGTCGTCACCGCACGTGAAATCAACGTCGGTGATTATGTCCATAATGGTGGAGGGAACCTAAGCGCAACAGGAAGTGCTTCTGAACTTTTCACCGTTGCAGATGTACAAAAACTACGTCTTTTTGTTTCGGTACCAGAAGTCTTTTCTTATATCCTTCAACCTGATTTAACGGCAACGGTCAGTGTCCCTCAATATCGTGGCCGTACATTCGAAGCCCATTATCTTACAACGTCTCACGGGTTTGACCCCAACACACGTACAGCCGTTGCTGAATTTACGCTTGATAACCAAAATGAAGAGCTATGGCCCGGAACTTTTGCCTCAGCTGCGCTAAAATCACATAATGAAGACACGCAACTGTATGAAATTCCGACCAGTGCTCTCGTTTTTGAAGAAAAGGGCATGCAAGTTGCTGTTGTCGACACCAGCAACCATGTCCACTATAAAAATATCACGATCGGTCGCATGGCTGACACCTCCACAGAGGTACAATCAGGCATTAGCCCCAATGATCGCATCATCGCCAACCCACCGGCTGATCTCTTGGAAGGGGATCCAGTAAATGTTGTGCAAGGCGAACGAGGATATAACCAATCCGGCTTCGGGAAATCACAATGACCCACTCCGCTCTTCGTCACTTTACACTCGCATGCGGATCAGCCCTCTCATTCTTGAGCCTTTCTGCGTGCGATCTTGCGCCAACATATAAAACACCTCAATTTGTCGTCCCTGATAGTTGGCGAGGTCAGGCCCCGTTTGCCATTGCAACTCCAGCAGATACCACCATCCCAACCGAGTGGTGGACGATGTTTAAAGACCCTCTTCTTAATGAGTTAGAAGAAAGGGCCACAGCAGAAAATGGGGACCTTCAAGCAGCAGCGGAACGCTTTATTCAAGCCCGCGCTCTAGCTGTTGCGGCACGATCAGAACTGTTCCCACATGCTAATTTTGATGTGGGTGCGTCTGATAATAAACAATCTGCAGATCGTTTATTCCGTAACGGTGCGACACTCACTCAAACCCAAGAAGAATATGGTGGTGGGTTATCATGGGAGCCAGATTTCTGGTCTTCCATCCGCAATCGAGTTCGGGAACAAAAGCAGTTTGCCCAGCAACGCGCTGCGGACTTCGCAATGGCGCGCTTGAGTATGCAAGCTGAACTAGCACGTGATTATATCCAGTTACGTGGATATGACGCACAAAATGCAATCTATGCTCAATCCATCGCCTTTTATCAGCGTGCAGTGGCGATCACAGAAAATCAGCTCAAATACCAAGCGGCACCAAGGCTTGACCTTGCTCGAGCACAAGCTCAGCTTTACACAACGCAAGCCGCTCAGTTAGATATTCAAGCCGCTCGTCAGGTCACGGAACATGCTATTGCCGTTTTAACCAATACTGCTCCTTCTTCTTTTCATATCCCGAGCATTCAGAAATTCAGCTTTATTCAACCCAATATTCCTCTGAGTGTTCCTTCCGTTCTCCTCCAGAGACGTCCTGACATTGCTTCTTCTGAACGTAAGATGGCTCAAGCCAATCGGGAAATTGGTATCGCCCGGGCAGCCTTCTACCCTCATATTTCCTTAAATGCTGGAGCTGGCTTTGAAGCTAATGGCTTCTCCTTGGCACGCTTAGCCAACTCCTTGTGGACGTATGGAGCAAGCTTGCATATGCCACTGTTTGATGGTGGTCTTCGCCGAGCTGAACTTCAGAGAACATGGTCACAATATCGTGAAACGCGGGACGAATATCGTTCACAAATTCTATCTGCTTTCAGAGAAGTAGAAGATGGTCTTTCACTTACAGATCGTCTGACAAAAGAAAACCAAGCCTTAGAGCGCGCTGTTAAAGCCAACCTTGAAACTCAAAATATGACCATGACCCTTTATCAAGGAGGCGTTGGCACATATCTTGAAGCCATTTTCAGTCAAGAAAATACACTGGATAGTCGTATTCATCAGGTTGAAATTGCCACCCGTCTTTATACCGCGGATGTCAATTTAATCCGTAGCCTTGGTGGTGGGTGGAATGTTTCAAACCTCCCAACTATGGATCAGACCCTCTCTATGGGGCCGTTCCAATATGAGAATTTACATCATCCTAAACCTGTTGGAGACGTAAACGCTTCTCAATACCCCAATCAGTTTGAGAACCTTACGACACCAGCCCCTACCACTCCCGGCCGTGGATACGGAAAAGCACTTCCAGCTCTTCCCATGGGCAGCCTGAATAACAAATAAAACGTTATTGAATGGACCACATAAAAAAAGCCGCCCTTTTGTGGGCGGCTTTTTTAGCTTAACATTAATCTCTACGATCTCGTATTTTTACATAAGCAATCGCAGCATGTTCTGCGCAATATGGTTTTCCACTCAATGGCGTTGCACCACAAAAATGAAAACCTGGTGTCCCTGGATCACCGATAGGCCAGCAACAGGCAGGACCTCTACGAGTAGAACGG
Protein-coding sequences here:
- a CDS encoding efflux RND transporter permease subunit — translated: MNAIVVTALRRPLTFVVLSILIVMLGIMSIFRTPTDVFPNIKVPVVAVVWTYPGLLPQQFAGRITYNFELAVTTTVQNIEHMESSSYYGRSIVNIYFQPGTPIGTAEAEVTAISQTVLLGLPPKVPAPMIMALNPSQVPVIALQVTSPKQTPSDLFKLGVITIRPLLATVPGAVVAHPYGGMDSFVMVSLNQQELRAHHLSAADVQSALREQNIVLPAGDQKIDATDWMVQTNAAPESLDDIANIPVKRIGNAVIYVRDVAEVYRGGHPQTNLVLVKGRQGVEMITQKAGTASTLDVVAATKALLPRLKNILPPDVKVTILSDASVMVKDQIKDVLQEMITAALLTGVVVLLFLGSWRSTVIIATSIPLAILSSIIGLGWAGESINVMTLGGLALAVGILVDDATVMIENIDTHLEMGKDLDLAIIDAANQIVIPTFVSTTCICIVWLPLFELDGVSGYLFMPMAKAIIFAMIASFILSRTLVPTMAKYLLAGQVHHGGEHEHAAPKGFFGRFQQGFEKRFNQFRDGYEVVLRRCVQRRGVFVLTFLGISLASMSLYAFAGRDFFPEVKSGSLQMHLRAPLGTRIEVAGRIAALVDNRIHQLLPGKVENIISNCGLPEGPHNQAFMPTPTVGTQDCDLTITLKNEQSPVWEYRKLLRKDLSARFPGTVFTFQPADLTDKILNFGSSAPIDIQISGPVASDNYNYAKRIVGKIKHVPGTADVNIQQTMSTPTLMVNGNRTFGQATGVSEQNIAENELYTLSGSVVVDPQFWLDPEDNVTFPLNLYTSQDQLTHLSDLLTIPIDKGDGNPQNIDPQLLGAVADVIATGTPGEVSHFNSMSEIDIYVNIEGTDMGSVLDNVKKVLADDRANAPRSSDVTIHGQATTMHSAYSQLIFGLCISVVLIYLLIVVNFQSWTDPFIIITALPGALGGIAWALFLTGTRLSVPALTGAIMCMGTATANSILVVSFARERIEIHGDALKAAVESGFGRIRPVMMTALAMIVGMIPMATSNSTNAPLGRAVIGGLLVATVSTLLFVPCVYAIIHNRSSHKKETA
- a CDS encoding efflux RND transporter periplasmic adaptor subunit; this encodes MASSPKIFAIAGSCLLAAYVGFIVIEKAHTASTLKADTDASAVYNVSIVNAIKSPQKVALTLPGTIDAWYQAPIYPQVSGYVKMWYKDYGAHVKAGDALAEINAPALDAEYQQAKADLNAVLAKYHLAAVTAERWRAMGRSQSVSGQSVSVSNANEQSARAEVAAAQHNVDHFEALEKFKTIVAPFDGVVTAREINVGDYVHNGGGNLSATGSASELFTVADVQKLRLFVSVPEVFSYILQPDLTATVSVPQYRGRTFEAHYLTTSHGFDPNTRTAVAEFTLDNQNEELWPGTFASAALKSHNEDTQLYEIPTSALVFEEKGMQVAVVDTSNHVHYKNITIGRMADTSTEVQSGISPNDRIIANPPADLLEGDPVNVVQGERGYNQSGFGKSQ
- a CDS encoding efflux transporter outer membrane subunit, translated to MTHSALRHFTLACGSALSFLSLSACDLAPTYKTPQFVVPDSWRGQAPFAIATPADTTIPTEWWTMFKDPLLNELEERATAENGDLQAAAERFIQARALAVAARSELFPHANFDVGASDNKQSADRLFRNGATLTQTQEEYGGGLSWEPDFWSSIRNRVREQKQFAQQRAADFAMARLSMQAELARDYIQLRGYDAQNAIYAQSIAFYQRAVAITENQLKYQAAPRLDLARAQAQLYTTQAAQLDIQAARQVTEHAIAVLTNTAPSSFHIPSIQKFSFIQPNIPLSVPSVLLQRRPDIASSERKMAQANREIGIARAAFYPHISLNAGAGFEANGFSLARLANSLWTYGASLHMPLFDGGLRRAELQRTWSQYRETRDEYRSQILSAFREVEDGLSLTDRLTKENQALERAVKANLETQNMTMTLYQGGVGTYLEAIFSQENTLDSRIHQVEIATRLYTADVNLIRSLGGGWNVSNLPTMDQTLSMGPFQYENLHHPKPVGDVNASQYPNQFENLTTPAPTTPGRGYGKALPALPMGSLNNK